The DNA window tgaaaaatatgaaaaactttaaaattctaaaaattaaagcTATTCAAGCTGCTTAATTTATGGGATGAAATTGAGTCAATTCAGGTTCAACATCATTCTAAGGAGATTGAAAAACTTAAGAATTAGCCTGATAGATCCAGAgactatacatgtaatttagctACAACTGAATTCTACAGTATGTTAATTTAACGCTACACCTGAACTGAAGACGAACCTGTAATAAACACTTCCTGCAGCGGATGTATCAATGTCAGACAGGAACGCTGCGATTAACTTGTACCTAGATCCCAGACGCAGTGTGGGTAGATACACTGGGACCTCATAATCAAATGATAAGTGCCCATTATTATTGacctgaaaacaaaaaaaatctctgAAATTTATAAGTTTGTACAACTCCAATGGGTCATTCTTCAGCGTTATACTACATTTAGCAGTTTACTTTAAAAACCATCACACACAAATATTATATGTCACAGTGTACAACTGGATGAAAAACAAACATTGCTATCCCGgggagaaaaatagaaaaacttgtataacatataccggtatatgtacATCTTCAGTAGCCAAGGTGTTTACATGTCTGCAACACCAAAATTGGAGAGGAGAGGAGCAGACCGTAACCCTTtgctacatgtatcaaaaattatatatatacatgtatatgacactGCTATATAAATCTGGGCTTTGTAATCTACCAATTCATTGGCAAaccacaattttattttttttgtaatgagAAATAACATGGACCCTGTCTACATGATCTTTGTAGACTAGTAGTAGGCCATGTAGTTTTTAGTCTTCAAAAAATAGGGGTACTGGTGAATCTAATATGTGAGCTAAAAAAATTTAGTAACATCTTCTAGGTCTCTCTATGTGCATTATGAATATGACGTCACTCTTAGAGTACTATGGTATTATATTTGTTACAGGGTTGCAGTTAAATTGACctaatttaatttatatgtGGTCATAATTCAAACCATATTTATAGGTCAACTACAAACTAACTTAACTACGTAACTAGTAATGTTCTTCGATAACCCATTTATTACTTACCACTTATTACCATCAAAGCTTGGGAACATTGATATTTGTTTAATGCCAAATATATCTTATTTAAATGTCCTGTTTATTGTCATCGATGCCATTGTCAACATATGCCAGAAACAGGTATTTATACACGTACCACCGTTTTGCTTATGTAAACCACAGAGTTCACTCTTCGCTACTTCAATCAATAAAGACGGCGATCTCTGTTAtggaaaaaaagttattagtcTTAAACTTTTCaagttttttattaattgtttgCAAAATAATTGTGGTGGCAATAGTCGCATGTTCCATTGCCCTTGGTGTGGAGTGCATGCCTGAGGACCAAGTTCAAACCCCAGCAGAAACAAATTATCAATCTCTCTTACACTAACAAACTGACGTAGAGTCAAGTCTGGTCAGCATACCATATATCAGTGTACAAAATTTATAGGATGGGAGGGGAGCCACTCCGAGACACTGAGAGACAGAAGTCTACATTTATGTTCATTGGATGTTGTATGTCAAcagtcttcatgttgccccttgagggcccttaattggtaaataaagaaattgaaattgaaattgaattgtacaaacagtttacaCATACTGTCCTACcatagctgcaggactgtagctcccggtctgaaaaaattcggatggacgacctgggaccaggtcgtccatccgaattttttcagaccggaagctacagtcctgcagctagttCTACCAATGATTGGCTTgtgttaaatatatatcaattacCCTTGACAAAAACTCTACCTTTCACCAAATTTACCCAAACTATTTTCTCTTGATCCTCCTGAATTTGTAATTAGCCGCTTTTTATACCGGAACAGCTGCATGTAGATGATATCTAGTGTAAAGAACCGTTCATAAACTTATTTTCCGGATGCTTTGTGTTGATCGCTTGAACAAACACAATTACTGGAAGAGTTTTGACACCCGgattaattttgaattcattaaatTCTACATAAACATGACAGGTTTCGTGTCTAATGAGAGATTATGGGGCACCCAGGTGGGACGAACAATTGGCACTCAGAACTCTCCTCGGTACAATGCgatgaacatacatgtaaataccgcCATCTAAATGCATCAAAGTTGTCTCaagattaaaaattaaaggtttttttgcattaaatgaaTCTGGAAGTATACAATGCATTATTTCCCAGTGTTTTCATCCGAGTATCTAACTCCAACGATACGACTAGCGTAGCTTTATGTAACAGTGAAATGTGTTGTAAAACCGAACATCTCAAGAAAAGGGTTGTCGGAAAAAAAAAGACTAAAAGCAAAAAGTATGGTGGTACTCACAAAAATACTGTTGTAGCGCTGATCGTAGTAGACGATCGGGACATCCAGGGAGACTTCATTGGAACTAACATCATCCCCTCGCTCTAAAACCGTATCCCCGAACTGGTAACCATAGGAGTAGAACAAATCGTAAGGAATTCCCTCACATAAACCGATCCACGCTGCCCCCAGCAGCACTACCCCGAACACCAGAGCCTCCATGACTGACCAGTAGAGTGAACAATAGTCGGGTGATGGCTAAAGCATTAACTTTAATCCCCCCTGTAGAGCCGACAGTATAATCAGAACGAGCAAGAATTTCGCGAACTGAGGCGGAGTTTGATTGGTGGAAGATAAGAGCTCAGATTATCCTGGGAGAGGGAGAGATAACAGAATTCAGCTTCTGACCCGATTCCTGGCGCTTCGATTACGTACCACCCCAAACTTACATTTTGAACTCAAGCCGCGGAGTCAAGCCACGCGTGAGAGCGCCGTGACTGAGGCACAATTAGGCTTTGTTGTTCGCGCATACTTCGAGGCATTAGCTGGACAGTCGTCATGAGTCAATTTTGCTGAACAAAGCATTAATTAAggattatttttacaataacaTTTACAAAACATCAAACTCCTTACTTGTGGAATGTTATATACACACTTTATATAAATAGATGTAcctatataaatttaaaaagttcgaATCTTCCATCCGTTCTTTTACAGCACATCCTCTACGAATTCAATTCaaatagaaagaaaatttaattattttttatttggtgTTTACACAAAAACAAGGACGTTGCGACCCAATGCATgataattatattgtataaGATTTATAAAACCTTTTTATTGATGGAAAAGTTGCCTAATTTCCTACccttatgtttaaaaaatctaaataaaaatagttCTCAATGTAAcgcaaaaaaaagaaacaaagagaataaaataatttttcctcCACAGtccttattttgttttgtttttttaagtataaattTTATGTAGCATTTAGTATAAGCCAGGAGAATATATTTGTGCCTATGTTATAACGCACTTTGAGAAAAAATTGTACGGGTTaagtcaaaataattaatacttttatatacaataaatggtTGTTTAAACCCTTGTGtagcttaatttaaaaaagaacccatcgcattctcagctaacttgataaaGAGTTTCtagatgagaatttttttctcataagacAATATCGACAGtttacacataaagaacaaTTCGGGAgatttgaattatccaaatatgacataaacttcaTCGCTTAGCAACTACATTTTCCTATTTTGTgtatgcagcaaatttactTCTTATCTGGTATGTTGAGCTATGCAAGAACGAATATGAtttgtatatattgataatggagatcaatgaATAACATATTTTAACTGGCTTATTGCATGTgcttgtaaacaaacataatgTGATAAAAGGATACGTTAGTTATGTtgatcaaaaacaatatgatcttttagaagatcagtgcgagaaaaaaaaacccacatccTAATGCtcattttaagtttataataatttaatgtttgtttatgtaatttctttttatttaaaagtgatttatttgattagaaaataaaaacagaatgtTGAATCTCTTATAGATTCTTCAACATACcaatggagaaattattgtttggcTAGCTCgttttctcaatatatttacaatagaGCATATTTCAATTTCCGCTCTTAAGCGATTAAGTTGCTGACtatcatatgttttggaaggaaaaatgaGGAGTAGGTGTCCTTCTTCCTGTAATCAAGTAAATGATGCACTGGTGATTGACCGGTATCTTTGGTTAAccccaacccccaccccaatCCCCGTTCTCAAATACGGTAAGTATAGATTCACcagtgttaacaaatcatcatactaaTAGAATTTgtgattatacatatttttccaaagtgcgttaagagtgtcgatactaaaaaatgttgatgtaccatcttaacgcactttggaaaaaaatttcaaagtgggttaacttggtccaaaatttaacgcactttgaattttttttcaaagtgcgttgatttggtcccaaatttaacgcactttgaaaaaaaatttcatagtgcgcaattttttcaaagtgcgttgtcaCATGCCTAACATTTTGTAGAGTTCTATATTTGTCCATCCAAGCATGAACAAGAAATTTTCGCTTGTATAAAAAACTCCAGTAAATGTTCATATAAAAATACCTCATGTTACGACTTTTGCGTACAGTAGTTTCATTAAAAGCTATACCtgcaatatttcaaaaaaagattCGATAGAAATACAGTCGTCACCTATATATACCCATGGTTTAGACTGATAGGTTTAATCCCACCAACAAGAATAAAACAAAACCtatataacgttttacaattgTTTGGaagatgaatttaattttgatgtCAGTTGTTTCTCTTCTTTTCGCAAAAGTACCATTATTTCAGGAAAATACTTTCAGTGTTCAAACATGTGCAACTTTTTAACTCTTTTATAACTTAAAAGTAATTATACAGTCTTGGAAAGAATTTGTGGtagttttaaattacaaaatgcTTTGGTAATTTACCTTTAAATATACAAGTCACGTTTCAACTATTCTAGTATTACgtttgcttatttttatgaaattagtATTATATGTAGCTGTAAAGCCTAAAGTGAGTAAAGAATGGAAGAATGCATCAGTTATATATTAACATTCAGAGCAATTTTATCacgaagtatacatgtataaacgttgtgttaatttttgtaatcattttaacgctatatacatatacttttttttaaaataaaaatttgttgttgATAATGTACACACtataaaaaacataattgtTTACAAGCCATGTGTTTTATATTCTTGTAGCTTTTATTCACTCTTTCGTCATCTTCCTAAATCATAATACACCGGTAGATATATATTTCCaccaaattttacataaatattctgaattaaattgaaataattaggCCTTTAAATTAAACCTCAAAACGCATTACTGAAGGAttgaacagtaaaaaaaaaacatttaaagttcTTAATTTTCTCGTATGTACACAATttttataacccccccccctctccttTTTTCAATCGTTTTTCAGAATAAGTCAAAATCTAGCATTTTTAATCCATTACTCTTTCTATCATTTTCCCCAAATCATTTAAAGtccgctggatttttttttattgcatgttaTATATCTCGATGTGTTCACAAGCACCTTGGTTTAGCATGCACAATTTTGGTGTAGATCGGCATACGCCCCTTTTGGCAACGAATGACGTCACGCTAGCCGAAAATGGCGGACACGGAGTTGAATGTTGACAGCATCATCTCCCGACTTTTGGAAGGTATGTGGCCATTATTTGATTGATTTGAGAATATCTAATGCTTTAATGAATAAAAGGAGATGTATTGTTATTATTAAAAGTATAACCGCAGGCTTTGCCACACAACTTTGTGAAGAAAAtttatattgtaaacaaaactcaaCAAACTTCTTCCGGTTGCAAATATTTCCCATATAACGAGCAAGACATGTGAACATGAAAATTAAGCGCTCGTGCTCTACAGAGAAATAAAGAACTAGTCCATATTTgtagaatgatttttttctaataactacCCTTAGAATCTGGAGTGAAAAGGAATACGATCTGGTTTGATATATGGTGGGGTATCTGTTGATCTAGAGATGACATTCCACATTCTTCATGCTTGCAATTTCACCTTCTATATATGAATTGTCGCTGATTGCGCAATGTATTGAGATAAACATAATAAGAAGTTTGTAAATAAGTGAGGAAAATAATTTCTATCAAGAAGATGTAAATTACTTTTGTGcctttttataaagaaatcttTGAAGGGGTTGCTGTACAGAAGAATGTTATCACACATGTTCAACCTAACATCAACACCACCCTGAAGGTCTCCACTGTGGATTCTAATGCACATAAAATTCTTATCTTTCAGTTATGCTATTTGTtacaatattaattatttttatgaaatgaccAGAGACATTTTTGTTCACTCTCAAGAAGTGTACACACAGAGTTGTCCTGATCCACCTCTCTACTTAAACCGGGATAAACCCCCATGTTTTGATTCTGGTTACCATGTTAAAGTTAAAGTGACAGTAACAATGTTCTGACTTAACTATGATTTAATTGTTAATTTGACTGAAATACCGTACAgatagatatgttttatttttatgccaGTGAGGGGATGTAGGCCCGGTAAGATAGTTCAGATGACAGATGCTGAAGTGAGAGGCCTGTGTCTGAAGTCCCGAGAAATCTTTCTAAGTCAACCCATTCTCCTGGAGCTGGAAGCTCCCCTCAAAATCTGTGGTAAGTACTGGTATACATACGATATGACTGAGAATAACAGTCAGAGAAACCAAATCTTACAGTAACTTACAATGGTGATGGCAGGTAACGCCTTTGATCATCATTCATTGTTGTACTATTGTTTTGATTTGAAACAAATGAAAGCAGAATATGGCTGCAGCAACAAATTTCAAGATTGAAGATATTCTGTACTGAAATGACAACACAactgttttattgttttcatactGAAAAGGTCTATATACTATACCAGACAGTTCCCTTTAAGCATAAAAGAGGCAGCCATTTGTCAATTTTTTGCCTCTTGGTTTTCAGGTGATATTCATGGACAGTACACGGATCTCCTTCGACTATTTGAGTACGGAGGGTTTCCCCCGGAGTCCAACTACCTGTTCCTCGGGGACTATGTGGACCGGGGGAAGCAGTCCCTGGAAACCATTTGTCTGCTTCTAGCCTACAAGATCAAATACCCGGAAAATTTCTTCCTTTTGCGAGGCAACCATGAAAATGCCAGTATAAACAGAATATACGGCTTTTATGATGAATGTGAGTGTCTTGATACTTTTACACATATCTTTCACtattttatatatgcatattcTTCAACATTTAAGAGTGGCACAGTTTCATTCATCAAGATCAACTAATATTGATAGGCATGGGCATTAGAACTGGTTCTGTTTGACATATATTATGCTGTGTTGTGGTTGAAtacaaacatttacatgtactgtacatagCCCTATTTACATATACACCTACCGGTATCAGTACACAGCTCTGTAGTTAGGGTCAGTCTCAGCAGGGCAGATTAGCTTCTAGGATTGATCCCTGCTGCAGTGCCTTATACTCACAGCAAACAAAATTTGGGACATAGAGGAATCATCATGTCTTTTTCTTCTGTCTGTCAGTCGAATAATTCATTTGTCCATACCATTTTCATGTCGGATTCTATCATcattcttttaaagaaaagaaacatcAAAGTGCTTTTTTGGCACAGAAGTTGCTCATGGCCTGAGTGAgtcataccactatttttataGCAGTGATCTGGGAAGCTTAATCTTGAAGGCCTCATCATTAATCCTATGCTGTGAAACATGTTTTTACATTAATAATGAGATTATATCATATGATTCTGAACAATGATGgatgttttctttatatttcaggTAAAAGAAGATTTAATGTGAAGTTGTGGAAAACTTTTACAgactgttttaattgtttacccATTGCAGCTATCAtagatgaaaaaatattttgttgtcatGGAGGTAAGAATTTGTTTTACTGAGGGCGAGACTTGCAGATTTTTTATGTGTTTGTGAATAAATAatcacattttgaaaaaataagagaaagatATTTACCAGCTTGTGACTTCAGTGCTGACTACATTATAAGCTCCTTAGGTGATATTTGCCAATGAGGCTGGTCCCGTAATAGTGGCCAGCAggtttaaaaacatgtattgacAACTGGTCACTGCCATTCCAGGGCTGACAAGGGCAATCTTAAGTATTCTGCAATGGTCCAAGATCTTCGAAAAAAGATTCTGCCGaatattttaaagtgttttatattagaaaaatatttatgtaaacagaCTGTCAGACAAAtccgaaaatcaaaaaattgtcTATCACATGGAAGTATAAAGTATGTTGGTGTAGGATAAAAGTAACCATTGTTTTCTGTGTAGGTTTGTCTCCAGACCTCCAGTCCATGGAACAGATCAGAAGGATTATGAGACCCACAGATGTCCCAGACACAGGTAAGACGATCAATGCTGTCTCAGGATCAGTATAGACACACCTACTACTCCCAGACACAGGTAAGACGATCAATGCTGTCTCAGGGTCGATATGGACACACCCACTACTCCCAGACACAGGTAAGACGATCAATGCTGTCTCAGGGTCGATATAGACACACCCACTACTCCCAGACACAGGTAAGACGATCAATGCTGTCTCAGGGTCGGTATGGACACACCCACTACTCCCAGACACAGGTAAGACGATCAATGCTGTCTCAGGGTCGGTATGGACACACCCACTACTCCCAGACACAGGTAAGACGATCACTGCTGTCTCAGGGTCGGTATGGACACACCCACTACTCCCAGACACAGGTAAGACGATCAATGCTGTCTCAGGGTCGATATAGACACACCCACTACTCCCAGACACAGGTAAGATGATCAATGCTGTCTCAGGGTCAGTATAGACACACCAACTACTCCCAGACACAGGTAAGATGATCAATGCTGTCTCAGGGTGGATATAGACACACCCACTACTCCCAGACACAGGTAAGACGATCAATGCTGTCTCAGGGTCGATATAGACACACCCACTACTCCCAGACACAGGTAAGACAATCAATGCTGTCTCAGGGTCGGTATAGACACACCCACTACTCCCAGACACAGGTTAGACAATGCTGTCTCAGGGTCAGTATAGACACACCCACTACTCCCAGACACAGGTAAGACGATCAATGCTGTCTCAGGGTCGATATAGACACACCCACTACTCCAAGACACAGGTAAGACGATCAATGCTGTCTCAGGGTCGATATAGACACACCCACTACTCCAAGACACAGGTAAGACGATCAATGCTGTCTCAGGGTCAGTATAGACACACCCACTACTCCCAGACACAGGTAAGACGATCACTGCTGTCTCAGGGTCGGTATGGACACACCCACTACTCCCAGACACAGGTAAGATGATCAATGCTGTCACAGGGTCGGTATGGACACACCCAGTATTCTCTTAGAGGATGTGGgaccttaacaaaaaattacaCCAACCCATGTACGAAATCTAAGAAGCTCTTATCTGCAAGTACAGCACATGATTTAAAAGAACttccatttaaaaaatgttttactgtacataatTTATTAACTATACTATTCaggaaatgtaaaaaaaaaaatagtaaaataaaaatgataaaatctgaccttaaaaaaagttaagtGAATAGATATTTAGCTCTTGGCTATACAATTTAGGACTGTAAACTCAGGTTTGATATTTGACAAgttaaattattaatatatcttttcacaaaattgatataaatctCAATTCTATTATTCTAGATACTGTGCTTTTGTAGCTGTGATAAACCTTACTGTACAGTTGACCAAGCCAAGCTCCAATGTTGCTATGAATTGATGACTGAATCTGTTGTACACATACcataataatttctttttttcaggtCTACTGTGTGATCTTCTGTGGTCTGACCCAGACAAAGAGGTGCAGGGGTGGGGAGAAAATGACCGGGGGGTGTCCTTCACGTTTGGTGCAGATGTTGTTAGCAAATTCTTAAATCGTCACGATCTAGATCTAATATGTAGAGCTCATCAGGTGAGTGCCCTCTGCCGGCTCTAACAGTGTTGTCAATTGTAATGAACAAGAGTGATCTCAGGCCTCTCAATCCTCTATAATTGGGGCCGATATTCGGCCCCATTCCCAACGTGAAAAAGGCatctttttttcccaaaattgagTTTGCTTTTCCCAAATTGAGATTGCCTAATATTAGTAATGTAACTCAATTATTtattcttaatatatatcttgtatattcagCAGTCATAAAAGAACTGTGAAGATGTGCAACACTACCACTTGTAA is part of the Crassostrea angulata isolate pt1a10 chromosome 3, ASM2561291v2, whole genome shotgun sequence genome and encodes:
- the LOC128177402 gene encoding serine/threonine-protein phosphatase PP1-beta catalytic subunit — encoded protein: MADTELNVDSIISRLLEVRGCRPGKIVQMTDAEVRGLCLKSREIFLSQPILLELEAPLKICGDIHGQYTDLLRLFEYGGFPPESNYLFLGDYVDRGKQSLETICLLLAYKIKYPENFFLLRGNHENASINRIYGFYDECKRRFNVKLWKTFTDCFNCLPIAAIIDEKIFCCHGGLSPDLQSMEQIRRIMRPTDVPDTGLLCDLLWSDPDKEVQGWGENDRGVSFTFGADVVSKFLNRHDLDLICRAHQVVEDGYEFFAKRQLVTLFSAPNYCGEFDNAGGMMSVDETLMCSFQILKPSEKKAKYQYGGLNSGRPVTPPRGPQQPQKK